A genome region from Labilibaculum antarcticum includes the following:
- the miaA gene encoding tRNA (adenosine(37)-N6)-dimethylallyltransferase MiaA, with amino-acid sequence MSKTLIVLLGPTGVGKTDLSIKIAQHFNTVISSSDSRQVYREMSIGTAVPEKEQLEAVKHHFIHTHSIHDYFSSYECEQQTLELLSNLYKEKDEVLLVGGSMMYIDAICNGIDEIPTIDPELRNEVVERTKNEGVESLRMQLKQLDPVFYNQVDLKNTKRVIHAVEVCLMTGKPYSELRTNTRKKRDFNIIKVGLNRDRAELYSRINSRVDLMMKDGLLKEAQALFEYRHYNSLNTVGYKELFEHFEGNTSLDEAVELIKRNSRRYAKRQLSWFNRDKEIEWFHPDQEDEVIQYIENKIKKEA; translated from the coding sequence ATGTCGAAAACCCTGATTGTTCTATTAGGTCCTACAGGTGTTGGTAAAACCGATTTAAGCATTAAAATCGCACAACATTTTAATACCGTAATCTCATCATCCGATAGCCGTCAGGTTTATCGGGAAATGAGTATTGGAACGGCTGTGCCTGAAAAGGAGCAATTAGAGGCGGTAAAACATCATTTCATTCATACCCACTCAATTCACGACTATTTTAGTTCATATGAATGCGAACAGCAAACATTAGAATTACTCTCCAATCTTTACAAAGAAAAAGATGAAGTATTGTTGGTTGGTGGCAGCATGATGTATATCGATGCTATTTGCAATGGAATTGATGAGATACCGACTATCGATCCCGAATTGCGCAATGAAGTTGTTGAGCGAACAAAAAATGAAGGAGTTGAATCATTGCGCATGCAGTTAAAACAACTCGATCCGGTTTTTTACAATCAAGTTGATTTAAAAAACACAAAAAGAGTGATTCATGCGGTTGAGGTTTGTTTGATGACAGGAAAACCATATTCCGAATTGAGAACAAACACCCGAAAAAAGAGAGATTTCAACATCATTAAAGTCGGATTAAACAGAGATAGAGCTGAATTGTATTCCCGAATCAACTCACGCGTTGATTTAATGATGAAAGATGGTTTGCTGAAGGAAGCGCAGGCCTTATTTGAATACCGCCATTACAACTCGTTAAACACGGTTGGATACAAAGAATTATTTGAACATTTCGAGGGAAATACATCTCTGGATGAAGCCGTAGAATTGATCAAACGCAATTCCCGAAGATACGCCAAACGTCAACTATCCTGGTTCAACAGAGACAAAGAGATCGAATGGTTTCATCCCGATCAGGAAGATGAAGTAATTCAATACATTGAGAATAAAATCAAAAAAGAGGCTTAA
- a CDS encoding CCC motif membrane protein: MENSDQTSDNKRQVLPNSSTILVLGILSIFLFCFAGIISLILAIIALILSKQAIKLYEETPNLYTSSSLNNVNTGKTCAFIGLLLAVISFLLFVIILILGTGLALSFLSNVG, encoded by the coding sequence ATGGAAAATTCAGACCAAACTTCCGATAATAAACGACAAGTACTCCCAAACTCATCAACCATTTTGGTGCTTGGCATTCTCTCAATTTTTCTATTCTGCTTTGCTGGAATTATTAGTTTAATATTGGCGATCATTGCTTTAATTCTATCAAAGCAAGCCATTAAATTATATGAAGAAACACCCAATTTGTATACCTCAAGCTCTTTAAATAATGTCAACACGGGTAAAACCTGTGCATTTATCGGACTTTTACTTGCAGTTATATCATTTTTACTATTTGTAATTATTTTGATCCTGGGAACAGGATTAGCATTAAGTTTTTTATCCAATGTTGGATAA
- a CDS encoding DUF2752 domain-containing protein encodes MWQNLINWLENHLATCSFQEHFGIACPGCGLQSSLLALLKGDLLASILLYPALLPMISLFSLLLLHLKFHFSWATIVLKYLFSLSALLILSSYIYKISSLL; translated from the coding sequence ATGTGGCAGAATCTAATAAACTGGCTCGAAAACCATTTAGCAACTTGTTCTTTTCAAGAACATTTTGGAATCGCATGTCCCGGATGTGGACTGCAAAGCTCTTTGCTTGCACTTCTCAAAGGTGACCTCTTGGCATCAATACTCTTATATCCTGCCCTGCTTCCAATGATAAGCTTGTTTAGTCTATTACTTCTACATCTAAAATTCCATTTTTCTTGGGCAACAATCGTTCTTAAATATCTTTTCTCTCTATCAGCACTTTTAATACTTAGCTCGTACATTTATAAAATTAGTTCACTATTATAA
- a CDS encoding bifunctional aconitate hydratase 2/2-methylisocitrate dehydratase, with amino-acid sequence MLEQYLKHEASRATKGIPALPLNAEQTAELCGLLQNPIQGKEDFLLHLFKERIAPGVDDSTKVKAEFLGQILTGELSSPIITKSEAIQILGTMMGGYNVTVLVEALKDEVIAAEAAEALKGIVLVYDSFQIIADLAKDNIAAKSVIESWANADWFTKRAELPEEIKLKVYKVEGEINTDDFSPASQAFTRPDIPLHALAMGAGRFEDGIETIAGWRKEGHKVAFVGDVVGTGSSRKSAANSLLWHIGEDIPAVPNKRTAGVVIGGAIAPIFYNTTQDSGGLPIITDVSALNTGDEIIINNKKGEITRNGKVVCTYSLAPDTLTDEYRAGGRIPLIIGKALTEKSRALLGMPATAIFAVANNPQPKPNQGYTLAQKMVGKACGVEGVLPGTSCAPKMTTVGSQDTTGPMTRDEIKELACLKFEAPMFMQSFCHTAAYPKATDVAMHKSMPKFISERKGVPLKQGDGVIHSWLNRLLVPDTVGTGGDSHTRFPLGISFPAGSGLVAFAGALGFMPLDMPESVLIKFKGKLRTGITLRDAVNAIPYFAIQNGQLTVPKKNKINIFSGKIIEMEGLDDITVEQAFELTDATAERSAAAGCIKLSEESVIEYVKSNVALMESMIKMGYDDAKTIQNRIDACNEWLAKPVLLSRDENAEYAATIEIDLSEIHEPILCCPNDPDDVKLLSDVQNTEIQDVFIGSCMTNIGHFRACEKIWNGLTPSDKVRTYIAPPTRMDQAVLKEEATFATFSQLGVRIETPGCSLCMGNQLRVPDKVNVYSTSTRNFNNRMGTGAQVYLGSAELGAVVSVLGKLPTPAVYIEIYKEKIQAHEKTIYKYMQFDEMDMEDALYQRRDL; translated from the coding sequence ATGTTAGAACAATATCTAAAACACGAAGCATCCCGTGCTACTAAAGGTATCCCGGCTTTGCCATTAAATGCAGAACAAACTGCAGAACTTTGCGGATTATTGCAAAATCCCATTCAAGGAAAAGAGGATTTCTTATTGCATTTATTCAAAGAAAGAATCGCTCCCGGCGTTGATGATTCAACAAAAGTTAAAGCAGAATTTCTAGGCCAAATTTTAACAGGCGAATTGAGTTCTCCAATCATCACAAAATCTGAAGCAATTCAAATTTTGGGAACTATGATGGGTGGTTACAATGTAACCGTTTTGGTTGAAGCATTAAAAGATGAAGTTATAGCTGCCGAGGCTGCCGAAGCCCTTAAAGGTATTGTTCTTGTTTATGATTCTTTCCAGATAATAGCAGATCTGGCAAAAGACAATATTGCTGCTAAAAGTGTAATTGAATCTTGGGCAAACGCTGACTGGTTTACTAAGCGAGCTGAATTGCCGGAAGAAATCAAATTGAAAGTTTATAAGGTGGAAGGTGAGATCAATACTGATGACTTCTCTCCTGCTTCTCAGGCATTTACACGTCCTGATATTCCATTGCATGCTTTAGCTATGGGCGCCGGTCGTTTCGAAGATGGCATCGAAACTATCGCTGGCTGGAGAAAAGAAGGTCACAAAGTTGCCTTTGTTGGTGATGTTGTTGGTACCGGATCCTCTCGTAAATCAGCTGCCAACTCATTACTATGGCACATTGGTGAAGATATTCCTGCAGTTCCCAACAAGCGAACTGCTGGCGTAGTTATTGGTGGTGCTATTGCTCCAATTTTCTACAATACTACTCAAGATTCTGGCGGACTGCCTATTATTACTGATGTTTCAGCTCTTAACACAGGCGACGAAATCATCATCAACAACAAAAAAGGTGAAATTACCCGCAATGGTAAAGTCGTATGTACTTATTCATTAGCACCTGATACTTTAACAGATGAGTACCGTGCCGGTGGCCGTATTCCTTTGATCATTGGAAAAGCATTAACTGAGAAATCACGTGCTTTATTAGGAATGCCTGCTACAGCTATTTTTGCTGTTGCAAATAACCCACAGCCAAAGCCTAACCAAGGATATACATTGGCTCAGAAGATGGTTGGTAAAGCTTGTGGTGTTGAAGGCGTATTGCCCGGAACATCATGTGCTCCTAAAATGACAACTGTTGGATCTCAAGATACTACTGGTCCTATGACTCGTGATGAGATTAAAGAATTGGCATGTTTAAAGTTCGAAGCACCAATGTTCATGCAATCTTTCTGTCATACTGCGGCTTATCCTAAAGCAACAGACGTGGCAATGCATAAAAGTATGCCTAAGTTCATATCTGAGCGTAAAGGTGTGCCTTTGAAGCAAGGCGATGGTGTAATTCACTCCTGGTTGAACCGTTTATTGGTTCCTGATACTGTGGGTACAGGTGGTGACTCACATACCCGTTTTCCATTGGGTATTTCTTTCCCTGCTGGTTCCGGATTGGTTGCTTTTGCTGGTGCTCTAGGTTTCATGCCGTTGGATATGCCGGAATCTGTATTAATTAAATTTAAAGGTAAGCTTAGAACAGGTATCACTTTGCGTGATGCTGTGAACGCTATTCCATATTTTGCGATTCAAAACGGACAATTAACTGTTCCTAAGAAAAACAAAATCAATATATTCAGCGGTAAAATCATCGAGATGGAAGGTCTTGATGACATTACTGTTGAACAAGCTTTTGAATTAACTGATGCAACTGCTGAGCGTTCTGCTGCCGCAGGTTGTATTAAGTTGTCAGAAGAAAGTGTTATCGAGTACGTAAAGTCTAACGTTGCCTTGATGGAATCTATGATCAAGATGGGTTACGATGATGCTAAAACAATTCAGAATCGTATTGATGCTTGTAACGAATGGTTGGCTAAACCAGTGTTGCTTTCAAGAGATGAGAATGCTGAATATGCCGCAACTATCGAAATTGATCTTTCAGAGATTCACGAACCGATTCTTTGTTGTCCTAACGATCCGGATGATGTAAAATTACTTTCTGATGTTCAGAATACTGAGATTCAGGATGTATTTATCGGATCATGTATGACGAATATTGGTCACTTCCGTGCTTGTGAAAAAATTTGGAATGGTTTAACTCCATCCGATAAAGTAAGAACTTATATTGCACCTCCAACTCGTATGGATCAGGCCGTATTGAAAGAAGAAGCGACTTTTGCTACTTTCTCTCAATTAGGTGTTCGTATCGAAACTCCTGGATGTTCACTATGTATGGGGAACCAACTACGTGTTCCGGATAAGGTAAACGTTTACTCCACTTCAACTCGTAACTTCAACAACCGTATGGGTACAGGAGCTCAAGTTTACTTGGGATCTGCTGAGCTTGGTGCTGTTGTTTCAGTCCTGGGGAAATTACCTACTCCTGCGGTGTATATAGAGATCTACAAAGAGAAGATCCAAGCTCACGAAAAGACAATATACAAATATATGCAGTTCGACGAAATGGATATGGAGGATGCTTTGTATCAGCGTAGAGATTTGTAA
- a CDS encoding BamA/TamA family outer membrane protein yields the protein MKKLLLTLLIMLSLLTFGFCQERFFLLKIVERIENVELYEIVSSGKEKFATKELAFVRLKNKISKLKQNGYLEASVDSISFACDTIIAEIHRGEGYEWTEIKFTGINNLDLPAFGLRSLKKRKFTNFSDLENLQTKVLNSLGDNGYPFAQLEISEISISENKVRGEWEIKPNNLIRWDSIVLKGTSNIKPKFLQRYLGIHPNGKYQESSIESISDKIQNLAFAKEIKASEIEFSRGKARVYAYLEKETANQFDGIIGFQTNKDNKKLELTGEVKLALENTFSAGESIRFNWQKYEESSQNLSLGMVYPYLFSSSLGIDFGFNIQKKDSAYLSTAIDMGIRFSQSGKNFSKLFFKINSSALLTTNHLASASVLPDYADVKSYLYGFAYHFENLDYFFNPKRGWDLNFSVAAGTHKTKKNANIPDELYNDINLSGNLLDAQWMLEYNIPIRDKVSFRLRNRGGIKDSKNLFQNDLFKLGGLNSLRGFNEDSFRASKYSVITTELRFIPQQNSSFYLFWDGAYYSNNYLTDKTEDYPWGIGFGLNFATKSGIFTLNYAIGKQQNTNLDFQQAKIHFGFVSRF from the coding sequence ATGAAAAAACTATTACTGACTTTATTGATCATGTTGAGTTTACTCACTTTTGGCTTTTGTCAAGAGCGGTTTTTTCTTCTGAAAATAGTTGAACGTATTGAAAATGTTGAGTTGTATGAGATTGTGTCAAGCGGGAAAGAGAAGTTTGCAACAAAGGAATTGGCTTTTGTTCGACTTAAAAATAAAATTTCGAAATTGAAACAAAATGGGTATTTGGAGGCCAGTGTTGATTCAATTTCATTTGCTTGCGATACTATTATTGCCGAAATTCATCGAGGTGAGGGATATGAATGGACCGAAATTAAATTTACAGGAATTAATAATTTGGATCTACCTGCCTTTGGTTTACGATCATTAAAAAAAAGAAAATTTACTAATTTTTCTGATTTGGAAAATCTGCAAACTAAAGTTTTGAATTCCTTAGGTGATAATGGATATCCTTTTGCACAATTGGAAATATCAGAAATAAGTATTTCTGAAAATAAGGTAAGAGGTGAATGGGAGATTAAACCAAACAATCTTATTCGGTGGGATAGTATTGTTTTAAAAGGTACTTCGAACATAAAGCCTAAGTTTTTGCAAAGATATTTGGGGATTCATCCAAATGGGAAATATCAGGAAAGTAGCATCGAATCGATATCTGACAAGATTCAGAACTTGGCTTTTGCGAAAGAAATTAAAGCTTCTGAGATTGAATTTAGTCGTGGGAAAGCAAGAGTTTATGCATATCTGGAAAAGGAAACGGCTAATCAGTTTGATGGAATAATTGGATTTCAGACCAACAAGGACAATAAAAAGCTTGAATTAACGGGAGAGGTAAAGTTGGCTTTGGAAAATACCTTTTCAGCAGGAGAGAGTATTCGTTTCAATTGGCAGAAATACGAAGAGAGCAGTCAGAATTTGTCTTTGGGAATGGTTTATCCCTATTTGTTTTCTTCAAGTTTGGGTATCGATTTTGGTTTTAATATTCAGAAAAAAGATTCAGCTTATTTAAGCACTGCAATTGATATGGGAATAAGATTTTCTCAATCAGGTAAAAATTTCAGTAAATTATTTTTTAAAATAAATTCGTCAGCACTGCTTACAACCAATCATTTGGCAAGTGCTTCGGTTCTCCCAGATTATGCCGATGTAAAATCATATTTGTATGGATTTGCTTACCATTTTGAAAATTTGGATTATTTTTTCAATCCTAAAAGAGGCTGGGATCTTAACTTTTCTGTTGCTGCAGGAACTCACAAAACAAAAAAGAATGCCAATATTCCTGATGAATTATACAATGATATAAATTTATCCGGCAACCTATTAGATGCACAATGGATGCTTGAATACAATATTCCCATTAGAGATAAAGTTAGTTTCCGATTAAGAAATAGGGGAGGAATAAAAGATTCTAAGAATTTATTTCAAAATGATCTTTTTAAACTGGGAGGATTGAATTCTCTCAGAGGATTTAATGAAGACTCATTTAGAGCTTCAAAATATTCTGTTATCACTACGGAATTGAGATTTATACCTCAACAGAATTCAAGCTTTTATTTGTTTTGGGATGGAGCTTATTACAGCAATAATTACCTGACGGATAAAACTGAAGATTATCCTTGGGGAATAGGCTTTGGTTTAAATTTTGCAACAAAATCGGGGATTTTCACATTAAATTATGCTATAGGCAAGCAACAAAATACGAATCTTGATTTTCAGCAAGCTAAAATTCATTTCGGATTTGTTAGTCGTTTCTAA
- a CDS encoding acyl-CoA reductase, producing the protein MGIFLNYTMNKSERIQAFVELGNFLSQFSSEDAKRNDHRLNSAYYDDFEALLDRVSNENLWFTPLHVHASINGICTFLEEQKLNDWLNKYSIPDQNTQLKVAIIMAGNIPMVGFHDMLSVLISGHSFIGKLSSKDNQLLNFVSKLLIEINSEFKELISFQSERLSGENKFDAIIATGSNNSARYFEAYFKKYNHIIRRNRNSVAVLSGNETNEELEALGRDVFLYFGLGCRNVSKLYIPKGYNLVHLLDCWKNYSFVNNHNKYANNYDYQRSMFLMNRIEHLDTGFVLLNENTQITSPIGVVNYEYYSEINQLENNLNKNSELIQCIVGNEIQNSIPFGKAQEPELWDYADNVDTMEFLTQLKSK; encoded by the coding sequence ATGGGGATTTTTTTGAATTATACCATGAACAAAAGTGAAAGAATACAGGCATTCGTTGAGTTAGGTAATTTTCTATCTCAGTTTTCATCAGAAGATGCAAAACGCAATGATCACAGACTAAATTCAGCCTATTACGATGACTTTGAAGCTTTGCTTGACAGAGTATCAAATGAGAACTTGTGGTTCACCCCACTTCATGTTCATGCATCCATAAATGGTATTTGTACTTTTTTAGAAGAGCAAAAGCTGAATGATTGGTTAAATAAATACTCTATTCCCGATCAAAATACGCAATTAAAAGTTGCGATAATTATGGCTGGAAATATTCCAATGGTTGGTTTTCACGATATGCTGTCGGTATTAATATCCGGTCATTCATTTATTGGAAAATTATCTTCGAAAGATAATCAGCTTCTCAATTTTGTTTCAAAATTACTGATCGAAATCAATTCTGAATTTAAAGAATTAATCTCATTTCAATCAGAAAGATTGAGCGGTGAAAACAAATTCGATGCAATTATTGCTACCGGAAGTAATAATTCGGCCAGATATTTTGAAGCGTATTTCAAAAAATATAATCATATCATTCGCAGGAATAGAAATTCTGTTGCGGTATTATCTGGTAACGAAACCAATGAAGAACTCGAAGCACTTGGAAGAGATGTATTTTTATATTTTGGATTAGGATGCCGAAATGTTTCAAAATTATATATCCCTAAAGGTTATAATCTAGTGCATCTTCTCGATTGCTGGAAAAACTATTCTTTTGTGAATAATCACAATAAATACGCAAACAATTACGATTACCAGCGTTCTATGTTCTTGATGAATAGAATAGAACATCTGGATACCGGCTTTGTTCTTCTAAATGAAAACACACAAATCACTTCTCCAATTGGAGTTGTAAACTATGAATATTATTCCGAAATTAATCAACTTGAAAACAATTTAAACAAGAATTCCGAACTAATTCAATGCATTGTTGGTAATGAAATACAAAATTCAATTCCATTTGGGAAGGCCCAGGAACCTGAACTTTGGGATTATGCCGATAACGTAGATACAATGGAGTTTCTAACACAACTAAAATCAAAGTAA
- a CDS encoding IS1096 element passenger TnpR family protein, with translation MIYTFKITSPEVKDFVLEIEIDHEQTYLEFHDTIQKAIGYDNTQMASFYQVGAGGERGLEIALFEMNTEDDDNMNVVPMDVAMMREFVSSRRPELIYVFDFFSDRFFNVQLIKEGKSKAKTKYPKQTLCEGNAPEQIKMDAEDFEGLDLGEFETQSKKTKTADDYLADFDDEFKEGPEFESLDDYDDIL, from the coding sequence ATGATATATACATTTAAAATAACCTCACCAGAGGTAAAGGATTTTGTTCTTGAAATAGAAATTGATCACGAGCAAACTTATTTAGAGTTCCACGACACTATTCAAAAGGCAATTGGATATGATAATACGCAAATGGCCTCTTTTTATCAAGTTGGAGCAGGTGGAGAAAGAGGATTGGAAATTGCTCTTTTCGAAATGAATACCGAAGATGATGACAACATGAATGTTGTGCCAATGGACGTTGCAATGATGCGTGAATTTGTTTCCTCGAGAAGACCCGAATTAATTTACGTTTTTGATTTCTTTTCTGATCGTTTTTTCAATGTTCAGTTAATAAAAGAAGGAAAATCCAAGGCCAAAACAAAATACCCTAAACAAACTCTATGTGAAGGCAATGCACCTGAACAAATCAAAATGGATGCAGAAGATTTTGAGGGTCTTGATTTAGGTGAATTTGAAACACAATCTAAAAAAACGAAGACAGCTGACGATTATTTGGCCGATTTCGATGACGAATTTAAAGAAGGTCCTGAATTTGAAAGTTTGGATGACTACGATGACATTCTTTAG
- the gap gene encoding type I glyceraldehyde-3-phosphate dehydrogenase, which produces MSKIKIGINGFGRIGRFVFRQAVAQGNIEVVAINDLIDVDYMAYMLKYDSTHGKFNGTVEVKNGMLVVNGNTVRVSAERSPANINWGAVGADYVVESTGLFLTKESAQGHIDAGAKKVVMSAPSKDDTPMFVMGVNNKSYTNDMAFVSNASCTTNCLAPVAKVLNDKFGIVEGLMTTVHATTATQKTVDGPSAKDWRGGRGAGQNIIPSSTGAAKAVGKVIPELNGKLTGMSFRVPTPDVSVVDLTVRLEKGTTYEAICAAMKEASEGELAGVLGYTEDMVVSNDFVGDTRTSIFDAKAGIQLSPNFVKVVSWYDNEMGYSTKVCELIQYMDSVK; this is translated from the coding sequence ATGTCAAAGATTAAAATTGGTATCAACGGATTTGGACGTATTGGACGTTTCGTATTCCGTCAGGCTGTAGCGCAAGGTAACATCGAAGTAGTTGCAATTAACGACCTTATTGATGTAGATTACATGGCTTACATGTTGAAATATGATTCTACTCATGGAAAATTCAACGGTACTGTTGAAGTTAAAAATGGTATGTTAGTAGTTAATGGAAATACTGTACGTGTTTCTGCTGAGAGAAGTCCTGCTAACATTAACTGGGGTGCCGTAGGTGCTGACTATGTAGTTGAGTCAACGGGTCTTTTCCTAACAAAAGAGTCAGCTCAAGGTCATATCGACGCTGGTGCTAAGAAAGTTGTGATGTCTGCTCCTTCTAAGGATGATACTCCAATGTTCGTAATGGGTGTGAATAACAAATCATACACTAACGATATGGCTTTCGTGTCTAATGCTTCTTGTACAACTAACTGTTTAGCTCCTGTAGCTAAGGTGTTGAATGACAAGTTTGGTATTGTTGAAGGTTTAATGACAACTGTACACGCAACTACTGCAACTCAAAAAACTGTTGACGGTCCTTCTGCTAAGGATTGGAGAGGTGGACGTGGAGCTGGTCAAAACATTATTCCTTCTTCTACTGGTGCTGCTAAAGCTGTAGGTAAAGTAATTCCTGAATTGAATGGAAAATTAACTGGTATGTCATTCCGTGTTCCTACACCAGATGTATCTGTAGTTGATTTAACTGTTCGTTTGGAAAAAGGAACTACTTACGAAGCTATTTGTGCTGCAATGAAGGAAGCTTCAGAAGGCGAATTAGCTGGTGTTCTTGGTTATACTGAAGATATGGTTGTATCTAACGACTTCGTTGGTGATACTAGAACTTCTATCTTCGATGCCAAAGCAGGTATCCAATTGTCTCCAAATTTCGTGAAAGTTGTTTCATGGTATGACAATGAAATGGGATATTCTACTAAAGTATGTGAATTGATTCAATACATGGATTCTGTAAAGTAA